One segment of Ureibacillus thermophilus DNA contains the following:
- the flgC gene encoding flagellar basal body rod protein FlgC, giving the protein MSIFSSMNTTTSALTAQRLRMDVISSNIANVDTTRAKQVNGEWEPYRRKSVTLTANEGKFSSFLNKAMGKREGVGNGVKVTKIQEDTETPFKLVYDPTHPDANEDGYVEMPNVDLLKEMVDLISASRSYEANVTVLNANKAMLMKALEIGK; this is encoded by the coding sequence ATGTCAATATTTTCTAGCATGAATACAACTACTTCCGCTTTAACGGCGCAACGCTTGCGTATGGATGTTATTTCTTCCAATATTGCTAATGTTGATACAACTCGCGCAAAACAAGTAAATGGCGAATGGGAACCATACCGTCGTAAAAGCGTAACCCTCACTGCCAATGAAGGAAAGTTTTCATCCTTTTTGAATAAAGCGATGGGAAAAAGAGAAGGTGTTGGAAATGGTGTAAAGGTAACAAAAATCCAGGAAGATACTGAAACACCATTTAAACTCGTTTATGATCCAACCCACCCAGATGCCAACGAGGACGGATACGTAGAAATGCCGAATGTGGATTTATTAAAAGAAATGGTGGATTTAATTTCCGCATCTCGTTCCTATGAGGCGAATGTGACAGTGTTAAACGCCAATAAAGCGATGTTGATGAAAGCCCTAGAAATAGGTAAATAA
- the fliF gene encoding flagellar basal-body MS-ring/collar protein FliF, whose amino-acid sequence MNDRLKKIKTDTINFWKSRTKRQKGAMIGTLIGVIAIAAIITYFATRTKMVPLFTELSAKEAGEIAEILSSQGVTYEIASGGTNILVPEEQVDDIKISLAAQGYPGSGDISTTFFTENAGFGMTDNEFNVIKQAALETELENLIKKIDGVKDANVMLSLPEKGVFINQNTEDQASAAVVIHTEPGYKFTEEQIKTLYNLVAKSVPNLSTDNITISNQYSEYYDLESASGGSINTVEGQMNVKKSIERDLERQVHKMLGTMMGQDKVVVSVTTDIDFKQENREENLVEPVDEENMAGIEISAQRITETYSGMDGATGPTELGDATDNATGYQEVTSGNGDYERIEETINNEVNRINRVIQESPYKIRDIGIQVMVEPPVPDDPTSLSDTVVDDIEQILSTIVRTSIDKEAAGELTDEDIENKIVVSVQQFYGNDASKIEETPVIPWWIWVVGGILAAAIILLVVYIIRSRRQREEEEIEIIEEQKEILVDDITEEKETETTVRRKQLEKMAKEKPEDFAKLLRTWISED is encoded by the coding sequence ATGAATGATCGACTTAAAAAAATAAAAACCGACACTATCAACTTTTGGAAAAGTCGGACTAAACGACAAAAGGGTGCAATGATTGGAACTTTAATAGGAGTTATTGCGATAGCTGCTATTATTACATACTTCGCCACTCGAACAAAGATGGTTCCATTGTTTACCGAACTATCTGCAAAAGAAGCTGGAGAAATTGCAGAAATTTTAAGTTCTCAAGGAGTTACATATGAAATTGCTTCAGGCGGGACGAATATATTAGTTCCGGAAGAACAGGTGGATGATATTAAAATTTCATTAGCTGCACAAGGTTACCCAGGATCTGGCGATATTAGTACGACATTTTTTACAGAAAACGCTGGATTTGGCATGACGGATAATGAATTTAACGTCATCAAACAAGCAGCCCTTGAAACGGAGCTAGAAAATCTCATTAAGAAAATTGATGGGGTAAAAGATGCAAATGTGATGCTCTCTTTGCCGGAAAAAGGGGTATTCATTAACCAAAATACAGAGGATCAAGCTTCAGCAGCTGTCGTTATACATACTGAACCAGGATATAAATTTACAGAAGAACAAATCAAGACTCTCTATAACCTAGTTGCGAAAAGTGTTCCAAATTTGAGCACAGATAATATTACAATTTCCAATCAATATTCTGAATACTATGACTTAGAATCTGCATCTGGCGGTTCTATCAACACGGTGGAAGGTCAGATGAACGTGAAGAAATCTATAGAGCGTGACTTAGAACGTCAAGTACATAAAATGCTCGGAACAATGATGGGTCAAGATAAAGTTGTAGTATCCGTTACAACAGATATTGACTTTAAGCAAGAAAACCGAGAAGAGAATTTAGTTGAGCCAGTAGACGAAGAAAATATGGCTGGCATTGAAATCAGCGCCCAACGGATTACAGAAACATATTCTGGAATGGATGGAGCTACTGGACCAACGGAATTAGGTGATGCAACAGATAATGCAACAGGATATCAAGAAGTAACTAGCGGTAATGGCGATTATGAACGAATCGAAGAAACAATCAATAACGAAGTCAATCGCATTAACCGGGTTATTCAAGAAAGTCCTTATAAAATTCGAGATATAGGAATTCAAGTCATGGTTGAACCACCTGTTCCGGATGATCCAACATCACTTTCTGATACGGTTGTTGATGATATTGAACAAATTTTATCTACAATTGTTCGCACTTCCATCGATAAAGAAGCTGCTGGTGAATTAACGGATGAGGATATTGAAAATAAAATTGTTGTTTCTGTACAACAGTTTTATGGAAATGATGCATCAAAAATTGAAGAAACACCAGTGATTCCATGGTGGATTTGGGTTGTTGGAGGTATTTTAGCAGCAGCCATTATTCTTCTAGTTGTATACATTATTCGTTCAAGAAGACAACGTGAAGAAGAAGAAATAGAAATTATTGAAGAGCAAAAAGAAATACTTGTGGATGATATTACGGAAGAAAAAGAAACAGAAACAACAGTCCGACGTAAGCAACTTGAAAAAATGGCAAAAGAAAAACCGGAAGACTTTGCAAAATTGTTGCGTACATGGATTTCTGAAGATTAA
- the fliG gene encoding flagellar motor switch protein FliG: protein MSKKERRLTGKQKAALLLISMGPEVSANVYKHLTEEEIERLTLEISAVKKVEPEVKEQIIEEFHNIALAQDYISQGGIGYAKTILEKALGPEQAQNIINRLTSSLQVRPFDFARKADPSQILNFIQNEHPQTIALILSYLEPHQAGVILSSLPQELQADIARRIATMESTSPEVISEIEAVLERKLSSTFTQDYTETGGIDAVVEVLNGVDRQTEKTILDALEIQDPELAEEIKKRMFVFEDIVTLDNRSIQRVIRECDNEDLLLSMKVSSDEVKEILFRNMSQRMAETFREELQIMGPVRLRDVEEAQSRIVSIIRRLEEAGEIIIARGGGDDVIV, encoded by the coding sequence GTGTCTAAGAAAGAAAGAAGGTTAACTGGAAAACAAAAAGCTGCATTGCTTTTAATTTCAATGGGTCCGGAAGTTTCTGCCAATGTCTATAAACATTTAACAGAGGAAGAAATCGAACGGCTTACCCTTGAAATTTCAGCAGTGAAAAAAGTTGAACCTGAGGTAAAAGAACAGATCATAGAAGAATTTCATAATATTGCTCTAGCACAAGACTATATTTCACAAGGTGGGATCGGCTATGCTAAAACCATCTTGGAAAAGGCGTTAGGTCCAGAACAAGCTCAAAACATCATCAATCGCTTGACCTCTTCATTGCAAGTGCGACCTTTCGACTTTGCTCGAAAAGCCGATCCATCTCAAATTCTAAACTTTATTCAAAATGAGCATCCTCAAACGATTGCGCTCATTTTATCCTATTTAGAGCCTCACCAAGCAGGCGTCATCTTATCTTCTTTGCCGCAGGAATTGCAGGCAGATATTGCAAGAAGAATTGCTACCATGGAATCAACATCGCCAGAGGTAATAAGTGAAATTGAAGCTGTTTTAGAAAGAAAATTATCATCTACTTTTACCCAAGATTACACCGAAACGGGCGGCATCGATGCAGTGGTAGAAGTATTGAATGGTGTGGATCGACAAACAGAAAAAACGATTCTCGACGCTTTGGAAATTCAAGATCCAGAGTTGGCTGAGGAAATCAAAAAACGCATGTTTGTATTTGAAGATATCGTAACGCTTGATAATCGTTCTATCCAGCGTGTTATACGTGAATGTGACAATGAAGATTTGCTGCTTTCAATGAAAGTAAGCAGCGATGAAGTGAAAGAAATTTTATTCCGCAACATGTCGCAGCGTATGGCCGAAACATTTAGAGAAGAATTGCAAATTATGGGTCCTGTCCGCTTGCGTGATGTAGAAGAAGCGCAATCAAGAATTGTTTCAATCATTCGTCGTTTAGAGGAAGCAGGAGAAATCATAATTGCTCGAGGTGGAGGAGATGACGTCATTGTCTAA
- the fliE gene encoding flagellar hook-basal body complex protein FliE — protein MAINAANFSTAVQSLNSGKDISNKQTPIEAQKSFANTLKEAINKVNDYQMQSDKLTNRLIQGDHVELHEVMIAAQKASITLNATVEIRNKVIEAYQEIMRMTV, from the coding sequence ATGGCGATCAATGCTGCAAACTTTTCCACCGCGGTTCAATCTTTGAACAGTGGAAAAGATATTTCCAATAAACAAACACCTATTGAAGCGCAGAAAAGTTTCGCAAATACATTAAAAGAAGCAATCAACAAAGTAAACGATTATCAGATGCAATCAGACAAACTTACAAATAGGCTAATACAAGGTGATCATGTTGAATTGCATGAAGTGATGATTGCGGCGCAAAAAGCTAGCATTACGCTGAATGCTACAGTCGAAATTCGAAATAAAGTAATTGAAGCTTATCAAGAAATTATGCGAATGACTGTATAA
- the flgB gene encoding flagellar basal body rod protein FlgB has product MNLFDGAISNLEYGLKYATLKNKTIAHNIANVDTPNYKAKDVSFKQLLAEENEKQISAYRTDERHFDFVIKQTAPSVYSYENFQYRHNGNGVDIDKEMSELAKNTIYYNSLIDRINGKFQTLNTVIKGGK; this is encoded by the coding sequence ATGAATTTGTTTGACGGAGCTATAAGCAATTTAGAATATGGATTAAAATACGCAACCTTGAAAAATAAAACTATTGCCCATAATATTGCTAATGTCGATACTCCCAACTACAAGGCAAAAGATGTAAGTTTTAAACAACTATTGGCAGAAGAAAATGAAAAACAAATCAGTGCTTACAGAACAGATGAAAGGCATTTTGATTTCGTTATAAAACAAACGGCTCCTTCTGTTTATAGTTATGAAAACTTCCAATATCGCCATAACGGAAACGGTGTAGATATAGATAAGGAAATGTCGGAGTTGGCTAAAAATACGATTTATTACAATTCGCTCATCGATCGTATAAATGGTAAATTTCAAACGCTTAATACGGTCATTAAAGGAGGGAAATAA
- the fliH gene encoding flagellar assembly protein FliH, which yields MTSLSKIIRSSEAIEKKDGAVRIEIRNLFTTQFATDNLDVVDGEEQNLSLDDMLQERERILRETDQEINAKREEFEQYRQAELEKIERLKQQWEEEKILLQKEAYDEGFQQGYEEGMKKALADMENTLKLANRTVENASINAQKYIEEQEHVILDLALKSAEKIIGASIEKDENLFLSIVRRGLKEARESKEIKLYVPPKYYQLVSDNRDELAVMFPPDIPFCIFVNEDMDDLDAYIETNHGRIVLSIDEQLKELRLKLSEILESRD from the coding sequence ATGACGTCATTGTCTAAGATTATCCGTTCGAGCGAAGCAATAGAAAAAAAGGATGGGGCGGTTAGAATTGAAATTCGTAATTTATTTACTACACAATTTGCTACCGATAATCTAGATGTTGTAGACGGAGAAGAGCAAAACCTTTCATTAGATGATATGCTTCAAGAACGAGAGCGCATTCTGAGAGAAACAGATCAAGAAATCAATGCAAAGCGGGAAGAATTCGAACAGTACCGCCAAGCCGAGTTGGAGAAAATCGAAAGGTTAAAGCAACAATGGGAAGAAGAAAAGATTCTTCTTCAAAAGGAAGCGTATGATGAGGGATTCCAACAAGGCTACGAAGAAGGTATGAAAAAAGCCTTGGCTGATATGGAAAATACTTTGAAACTTGCAAATCGAACAGTAGAGAATGCAAGTATCAATGCTCAAAAATATATTGAAGAACAGGAACACGTCATTTTAGATTTAGCGTTGAAATCAGCAGAAAAAATCATCGGTGCATCTATTGAAAAAGACGAAAATTTATTCCTTTCGATTGTTCGCCGCGGGTTGAAAGAAGCGCGGGAAAGCAAGGAAATTAAGCTTTATGTGCCCCCAAAATATTATCAGTTAGTTAGTGATAACCGTGATGAACTTGCGGTAATGTTCCCACCAGATATTCCGTTTTGTATCTTTGTTAATGAAGATATGGATGATTTGGATGCTTATATTGAAACAAATCACGGTAGGATTGTTTTATCTATTGATGAACAATTGAAAGAATTACGTTTAAAGCTTAGCGAAATTTTAGAAAGTAGGGACTAA